A window from Sinanaerobacter sp. ZZT-01 encodes these proteins:
- a CDS encoding ABC transporter substrate-binding protein, producing MKQKSKKWPTFLAFLLILTLMTACSSNDIKDDVEEKVITVTDMLGRKVEIPQDADQFVNVGVGALRLYTYVAPLDQLVGIEKKETEGQTGVPYSVMNQSIFESLPIIGQGGPTGTADPEQILTVAPDVIFNTYAMDAASADELQEKTGIPVVVLSYGENGGIFNQEILDSLRLIGIITGEEEHAEEVVAILKEYEADLTTRTSQIKEEDKPTVYIGALGNKGPQGIESTQGDYSLTNILQVNNVVDQTGKKGSLMIDKEQLLTWDPEYIFIDLDGYQIVQKDYEKNTAFYQSLTAFKNDHVHVQLPFILLRTNVETAIADAYYMGTVLYPQEFKDIDPEKKADEIYTKLLGKPFYEQMVQDYSEFGKFKTQE from the coding sequence ATGAAACAAAAGAGTAAAAAATGGCCGACTTTTCTTGCATTCCTGTTGATTTTAACTTTGATGACTGCTTGTTCAAGCAACGATATAAAAGATGATGTGGAGGAGAAGGTGATAACAGTTACCGATATGCTTGGAAGAAAGGTAGAAATCCCACAGGATGCGGATCAATTTGTCAATGTAGGGGTTGGAGCTTTGCGCTTATATACCTATGTGGCACCGCTGGATCAATTAGTCGGTATTGAGAAAAAAGAAACGGAAGGACAAACCGGAGTTCCTTATTCTGTGATGAATCAATCGATTTTTGAGTCTCTTCCGATTATTGGGCAAGGAGGACCGACCGGAACCGCAGATCCAGAGCAGATTTTAACGGTTGCGCCCGATGTGATTTTTAATACGTATGCGATGGACGCCGCATCAGCAGATGAACTTCAAGAAAAAACAGGAATACCTGTCGTGGTTCTAAGCTATGGAGAGAATGGCGGGATTTTCAATCAAGAAATCTTAGATTCTCTGCGCTTAATCGGGATAATAACGGGAGAAGAGGAACATGCGGAGGAAGTGGTTGCAATCTTGAAGGAGTATGAAGCAGATTTGACAACAAGAACGTCGCAGATAAAAGAGGAAGACAAACCCACGGTTTATATTGGTGCATTGGGGAATAAGGGGCCACAGGGAATTGAGAGTACACAGGGAGACTATTCCTTGACAAATATCCTTCAAGTAAATAATGTTGTGGATCAGACCGGTAAAAAAGGCTCCTTAATGATTGATAAAGAACAATTGCTGACATGGGATCCGGAGTATATTTTCATTGATCTGGACGGCTATCAAATTGTTCAGAAAGACTATGAAAAAAACACAGCTTTTTATCAATCCTTAACGGCGTTTAAGAATGACCACGTCCATGTACAGCTTCCGTTCATTCTTTTGAGGACAAATGTTGAAACAGCAATTGCAGATGCTTATTATATGGGAACGGTTCTTTATCCGCAGGAGTTTAAGGATATTGATCCAGAAAAAAAGGCAGATGAAATCTATACGAAATTGCTGGGAAAACCTTTTTATGAACAGATGGTGCAGGATTACAGTGAATTCGGCAAATTTAAAACACAAGAATAG
- a CDS encoding class I SAM-dependent methyltransferase produces the protein MNRNQYLINHYNNYDEDSRLVPKHGSVEFLTTMKYIEKYIKSDDRVLEIGAGTGRYSHALAREGYDVDAVELVEHNIEIFKQNTQPNENITITQGNAMDLSTFPDNGYDITLLLGPLYHLYTKEDKQQALSEAIRVTRPGGIVFAAYVISDGCLLDEGFHRGNINVAEYIEKGLLDAQTFAAKSEPKDLFELVRKENIDNLMSVFPITRLHYVAADGCALFMREAIDTMDNDTFELYLNLRARRFIGHFESCD, from the coding sequence ATGAATAGAAACCAATATCTAATTAACCATTACAACAATTATGATGAAGATAGCCGTCTTGTTCCAAAACATGGTTCCGTTGAGTTCCTTACCACAATGAAATATATCGAGAAATACATAAAGTCTGACGACCGTGTGCTTGAAATCGGTGCTGGAACAGGTCGATATTCCCATGCACTGGCACGAGAGGGATATGATGTTGATGCAGTGGAGTTGGTTGAACACAATATAGAGATTTTCAAACAAAACACTCAACCGAATGAAAATATAACCATTACACAAGGCAACGCTATGGATTTATCTACGTTCCCAGACAATGGGTATGACATAACTCTGCTGTTAGGACCGTTGTATCATCTTTACACCAAAGAGGATAAACAACAAGCTCTGAGCGAGGCGATTCGTGTAACAAGACCGGGAGGCATAGTTTTTGCCGCCTATGTTATATCCGATGGCTGTCTACTTGACGAAGGGTTCCATCGTGGTAACATCAATGTTGCTGAATATATTGAAAAGGGGTTGCTTGACGCCCAAACATTTGCCGCCAAGTCCGAGCCAAAGGATTTGTTTGAACTTGTCCGTAAAGAAAACATCGACAATCTAATGTCTGTATTTCCCATAACCCGACTTCATTACGTTGCGGCAGATGGCTGTGCCTTATTTATGCGCGAAGCAATAGACACGATGGACAATGACACTTTTGAGTTGTATTTAAACTTGCGAGCGCGAAGATTTATTGGGCATTTCGAGTCATGCGATTGA
- a CDS encoding ABC transporter ATP-binding protein: MLSIENISIEYQKRDAVVQAFNLEVKKGQIVSLVGESGSGKTSVIRAAMGLLPSGGKVTKGDIRFDGDSVMNYSRKEWDQFRGSRISMIFQDSGAMINPIRKIGHQFIEYIRSHDTMSKKDAWDMGREMLERMQLPNGEHIMHSYPFELSGGMRQRVGIAMAMTFQPQLLLADEPTSALDVTTQAQIVSQMMDLRAEFGTGLVIVTHNLGVAAYMSDKIIVMRDGEIVDEGDRESILKNPASEYTKRLIASVPTLEGKRYVE, translated from the coding sequence ATGCTGAGCATTGAAAATATTTCAATTGAATATCAGAAGAGAGATGCAGTTGTCCAAGCATTCAATTTAGAAGTAAAAAAAGGACAAATTGTAAGTCTTGTGGGCGAAAGCGGAAGTGGAAAAACTTCCGTTATTCGTGCTGCGATGGGTTTGCTGCCTTCCGGTGGAAAAGTCACGAAGGGAGATATTCGGTTTGATGGGGATTCAGTGATGAATTATTCAAGGAAGGAATGGGATCAATTCCGAGGCAGCAGAATTTCTATGATATTTCAGGATTCAGGAGCCATGATTAACCCAATTCGGAAAATCGGGCATCAGTTTATAGAATATATACGTAGTCATGATACGATGTCAAAAAAAGATGCATGGGATATGGGAAGAGAGATGCTGGAAAGAATGCAGCTTCCAAACGGTGAACATATTATGCATAGCTATCCATTTGAACTAAGTGGTGGAATGAGGCAGCGAGTCGGCATCGCTATGGCGATGACATTCCAACCACAATTGCTGTTAGCAGATGAACCCACCAGCGCATTGGATGTTACAACTCAGGCACAGATTGTAAGTCAGATGATGGATTTAAGGGCTGAGTTTGGTACAGGCCTTGTCATCGTGACGCATAATCTTGGTGTGGCCGCGTATATGTCAGATAAAATTATTGTCATGAGAGATGGAGAGATTGTAGATGAAGGGGACAGAGAATCCATTTTAAAAAATCCTGCCAGTGAATATACAAAAAGACTGATTGCGAGTGTTCCGACATTAGAAGGGAAGAGATATGTTGAGTGA
- a CDS encoding ABC transporter ATP-binding protein, which translates to MNLTVNNIKFSYPGKEVLKDAGFEAKQGELVAILGPNGTGKTTLLKCINQVLKPTAGSVIIGSEDITKLKGKDLAKRIGYVEQHHHRSMNTVFDAVLLGRTPHIGCRIHSNDIEIVGSVLQELGLSDFSMRYLEQLSGGELQKVAIARAIAQKPKILLMDEPTNHLDLKNQVDVMQSIRAITLSADITSVISMHDLNLALRYADRFILMKEGRIYAAGDAGIITESNIAQVYALPVEILEHGTRRIVVPA; encoded by the coding sequence ATGAATTTGACTGTAAATAATATAAAATTCAGCTATCCGGGAAAAGAAGTTTTAAAAGATGCAGGCTTTGAAGCAAAGCAGGGAGAGCTTGTCGCAATATTGGGACCGAATGGAACTGGAAAGACGACTCTGCTGAAATGTATCAATCAAGTTTTAAAACCTACGGCAGGCAGCGTAATCATCGGTTCTGAGGATATCACAAAGTTAAAAGGAAAAGATTTGGCAAAGAGAATCGGATATGTTGAGCAGCACCATCATCGAAGCATGAATACAGTCTTTGATGCCGTGTTATTGGGGAGAACGCCACATATAGGATGCAGAATTCATTCGAATGACATTGAAATTGTAGGCAGCGTCTTACAAGAGCTTGGCCTTTCTGATTTCTCTATGAGATATTTGGAGCAGCTAAGCGGGGGAGAGCTTCAAAAAGTGGCGATCGCAAGAGCCATCGCTCAAAAACCGAAGATTCTTTTGATGGATGAACCAACCAACCATTTGGATTTAAAAAATCAGGTGGATGTAATGCAGAGCATTCGAGCAATTACATTAAGCGCAGACATCACCTCTGTAATCAGCATGCATGATTTAAACTTAGCACTTCGCTACGCGGATCGATTTATTCTTATGAAAGAAGGCCGCATTTATGCCGCAGGAGATGCGGGAATCATTACCGAAAGTAATATTGCTCAAGTCTACGCACTCCCTGTAGAGATATTAGAACATGGTACTCGCCGTATTGTAGTACCTGCATAG
- a CDS encoding MATE family efflux transporter — protein MEENRLTEGSVSQSILRFLIPILISSLIQQCYSVVDLIIIGRYVGAEATAAVGASALIVTCMIGFFNGMAIGTNVVAAHEFGREDNDALKSIIQTVWISGIGGGIVVMALGLTFAPLFLSWMNTPDRILQMAVNYLRIYMLSMPGIILFNLSSGILRATSDSKHPMMFQTVGGLLNIIGDIIFIIYLNKGVEGAAFSSFLSQSIAAGLTLFYLHGRKRKIRLNFTFNGFQLKYLKRIMIFGIPSGIQAMVITFSNIMLQSQINQFGIHVIAAFTDYFRIEMAIYLPILALGQAVISFVGQNYGAGQFLRIRKGMKFSILWGVGMTVCMSMLLLFNGSLVMLLFTENTKVIFYGCQIMRVTMPFYFLYVIYECLNCELRGRGMANLPMAITVFSFCVVRISALYLMLMKWQDVRGVAAIYPISWSAAVILLLMIKSILNKKGMLSSAVK, from the coding sequence ATGGAAGAAAATAGGCTGACAGAAGGAAGTGTATCACAATCAATTTTGAGATTTTTAATCCCCATTCTGATATCGAGCCTCATCCAACAGTGCTACAGTGTGGTAGATTTAATTATAATCGGGCGATATGTTGGGGCTGAGGCGACCGCAGCAGTAGGCGCAAGTGCTTTAATTGTTACTTGTATGATTGGCTTTTTTAATGGAATGGCAATTGGAACAAATGTTGTAGCTGCACATGAATTTGGGAGAGAAGACAACGATGCCTTAAAATCAATTATTCAAACTGTATGGATTTCAGGAATCGGGGGCGGAATTGTGGTTATGGCGCTGGGACTGACCTTTGCTCCCCTCTTTCTTAGTTGGATGAATACACCAGACAGAATTTTGCAGATGGCTGTAAATTATCTGCGGATTTATATGCTCAGTATGCCTGGAATTATCTTATTTAATTTATCTTCTGGAATTCTAAGAGCAACGAGTGATTCAAAACACCCTATGATGTTTCAAACGGTTGGGGGCCTTTTAAATATCATCGGTGATATTATTTTTATAATCTATCTCAATAAAGGTGTTGAAGGGGCTGCTTTTTCAAGTTTTCTATCTCAAAGTATAGCTGCGGGGTTGACGCTGTTTTATTTGCATGGCAGAAAAAGAAAGATCAGACTTAATTTTACATTCAATGGTTTTCAGTTAAAATATTTGAAGCGAATCATGATTTTTGGAATACCATCCGGAATTCAAGCGATGGTTATTACTTTTTCTAATATTATGCTTCAATCACAAATCAATCAATTTGGTATCCACGTAATTGCAGCGTTTACCGATTATTTTCGAATCGAAATGGCAATTTATCTGCCTATTTTGGCATTGGGTCAAGCAGTTATTTCTTTCGTCGGACAAAATTATGGGGCGGGTCAATTTTTAAGAATTCGAAAAGGAATGAAATTTTCTATCCTTTGGGGAGTCGGAATGACTGTTTGTATGAGTATGCTGCTCTTGTTTAATGGGAGTCTCGTTATGTTGCTTTTTACAGAGAATACAAAAGTTATTTTTTATGGATGCCAAATTATGAGAGTAACGATGCCGTTTTATTTTCTCTATGTGATTTATGAATGCTTGAACTGTGAGTTAAGAGGAAGAGGGATGGCGAATCTGCCAATGGCAATTACCGTATTTAGTTTCTGCGTAGTAAGAATTTCAGCTTTATATCTTATGTTGATGAAATGGCAGGATGTAAGGGGCGTTGCTGCAATTTATCCGATTTCATGGTCTGCTGCGGTTATTCTTTTGCTGATGATAAAAAGCATATTGAATAAAAAAGGCATGTTATCTAGTGCTGTAAAGTAA
- a CDS encoding ABC transporter ATP-binding protein, which yields MLSEENLILETKQLTKRFKRARNCSFVACDSVSLKFYKGKTLGLVGESGCGKSTFMKTIVQMEKAEGEILFHGKDITKLKGERLRQHRRRIQMIFQDPSAAFNPKMKIRDIICEPLINYGEIKRKDRDLIAKKYLQMVELSPEFSDRYPHHLSGGQRQRIGIARALALEPEIIICDEATSALDVSVQKSIIELLVKLQKEKGITMGFICHDINLVGQVSHQIAVMYFGNIVEVIAGRNLKDNAKHPYTKTLMDSVFYLDMDYKKNMGATGNEVSGLSDFSHGCAFQNRCRVCSEKCRIEKPKLKRLDEEHYVACHFVSGA from the coding sequence ATGTTGAGTGAAGAAAATTTGATTTTGGAAACAAAACAGCTCACAAAGAGATTTAAAAGAGCGAGAAATTGCTCTTTCGTTGCATGTGATAGCGTTTCCCTAAAATTTTATAAAGGAAAAACACTTGGACTTGTGGGAGAGAGCGGCTGTGGGAAGAGTACCTTTATGAAAACGATTGTACAGATGGAAAAAGCAGAGGGGGAAATTCTTTTTCACGGAAAAGATATCACGAAGCTGAAAGGGGAAAGATTGCGACAGCATAGACGCCGTATTCAAATGATCTTTCAAGATCCATCTGCCGCCTTTAATCCAAAGATGAAAATCAGAGATATTATTTGTGAACCGCTCATTAACTATGGAGAAATCAAACGAAAAGATCGGGATCTGATAGCAAAGAAGTATCTTCAAATGGTAGAACTCAGCCCGGAATTTTCCGATCGCTATCCGCATCATTTGAGTGGTGGACAAAGACAGCGAATCGGAATTGCACGTGCTTTGGCCTTGGAACCGGAGATCATTATATGCGATGAAGCAACCTCTGCCTTAGATGTATCAGTGCAAAAAAGTATTATAGAGCTTTTGGTGAAGCTTCAGAAAGAAAAAGGTATTACAATGGGTTTCATTTGTCATGACATCAACCTGGTAGGGCAGGTATCTCATCAGATTGCAGTAATGTATTTTGGAAATATAGTTGAAGTGATAGCAGGACGTAACTTGAAAGATAATGCAAAGCATCCTTATACGAAAACACTTATGGATTCAGTTTTTTATTTGGACATGGACTATAAAAAGAATATGGGTGCAACTGGTAATGAGGTTTCTGGCTTATCGGATTTTTCTCATGGATGCGCTTTTCAAAACCGTTGCAGGGTTTGTTCAGAGAAATGCCGTATCGAAAAGCCGAAATTAAAAAGACTGGATGAAGAACATTATGTAGCTTGCCATTTCGTTAGTGGTGCATAA
- a CDS encoding iron ABC transporter permease, producing MPKNKGHQDLEEMNRNKSITLYKNRVRRNKLIILTFIASTVIIAFYALNKGAAPTAFIEIINAFFHSNDELAAIVLWNIRMPRILAGIFAGAGLALAGCVMQTNLRNPLASPSTLGISGAAAFGANIAIVFFNAGVVRNSSEAVMISNPYLVTICAFVGAVIAMFFILLIARIKSFSPESIVLAGVAFSSLFSAGSTLIQYFASDYQVAAMVFWTFGDLGRISWSELKLLFLVTAAACVYVFFHRWDYNAIDSGEESARSLGVDVSKVRFESMFAASLLTAISVSFMGIIGFVGLVAPQMMKRLLGADHRFLIPASAIMGSFLLLLSDTIARTLLSPVVLPVGVITSFFGAPLFLFLLVRGYSKT from the coding sequence ATGCCAAAAAATAAAGGACATCAAGATTTAGAAGAAATGAATCGAAATAAAAGTATCACTTTATATAAAAATCGAGTGAGACGAAACAAGCTTATAATTTTAACTTTTATTGCAAGTACCGTCATCATCGCTTTTTATGCATTGAATAAAGGGGCGGCTCCGACTGCTTTTATTGAAATTATCAATGCTTTTTTCCATTCAAATGATGAGTTAGCGGCAATTGTATTGTGGAATATACGGATGCCAAGAATTTTAGCCGGCATTTTTGCAGGTGCAGGACTGGCTTTGGCAGGCTGTGTCATGCAGACAAATTTGCGCAATCCATTGGCATCTCCTTCCACATTGGGGATTTCCGGTGCAGCTGCTTTTGGTGCTAATATCGCTATTGTATTTTTTAATGCCGGAGTTGTTCGAAATAGTTCAGAAGCTGTTATGATCAGCAATCCGTATCTGGTAACGATTTGTGCTTTTGTGGGAGCCGTCATTGCTATGTTTTTTATTTTACTGATTGCAAGAATCAAAAGCTTTTCACCAGAATCCATTGTGTTGGCTGGTGTAGCATTCAGTTCTCTTTTCAGTGCAGGTTCTACACTGATTCAATATTTTGCATCGGATTATCAAGTGGCAGCCATGGTGTTTTGGACTTTTGGTGATTTGGGACGTATCTCATGGTCTGAACTAAAGCTTTTATTTCTTGTAACGGCTGCGGCTTGCGTCTATGTGTTTTTTCATCGATGGGATTATAATGCAATCGACAGCGGGGAAGAGTCTGCGAGAAGTCTTGGTGTTGATGTGAGCAAGGTACGATTTGAGAGTATGTTTGCTGCCTCCTTGCTGACGGCCATTTCCGTTTCCTTTATGGGTATCATCGGATTTGTAGGGTTGGTTGCACCGCAGATGATGAAACGATTACTTGGGGCGGATCATCGGTTTTTAATACCTGCGTCCGCCATCATGGGTTCTTTTTTACTTTTACTATCGGATACCATAGCAAGAACACTGCTATCTCCTGTGGTTTTGCCGGTAGGGGTGATTACCTCCTTTTTTGGTGCTCCGTTATTCTTATTTTTATTAGTAAGGGGGTATTCAAAAACATGA
- the tsaA gene encoding tRNA (N6-threonylcarbamoyladenosine(37)-N6)-methyltransferase TrmO, protein MELKQIGLVHSPYKTKGSAPRQGKLSEETATMEIFMDYADAMKGIERLSHVIVLYWGDQANREILQSAPPWQQEELGVFSTRSPNRPNPIAFCVCKIINVEGRLIQVTGLDALDGSPILDIKGYSTEVDSYPEACSIRTGCHDAKK, encoded by the coding sequence ATGGAACTAAAACAAATTGGATTAGTACATAGTCCTTATAAGACAAAGGGAAGTGCACCGCGCCAAGGTAAACTTTCTGAGGAGACAGCAACGATGGAAATTTTTATGGATTATGCAGATGCGATGAAGGGAATCGAGCGTTTATCTCATGTAATTGTGCTTTATTGGGGAGACCAAGCGAACAGAGAGATTCTTCAATCTGCTCCGCCTTGGCAGCAGGAAGAATTAGGTGTTTTTTCGACCAGATCACCAAACCGTCCGAATCCCATCGCATTTTGTGTCTGCAAAATAATTAATGTGGAAGGAAGATTGATTCAGGTGACCGGCCTGGATGCTTTAGATGGGAGTCCGATTCTAGATATCAAAGGATATTCGACTGAGGTGGATAGTTATCCGGAGGCATGTTCGATTCGGACTGGATGTCATGATGCCAAAAAATAA
- the nikB gene encoding nickel ABC transporter permease produces the protein MSGTKLRNRLFETIIVLFGISFITFGLTYLAPGDPVRTMYAVSGSIPSEEILEQTRESMGLNKPFFIQYWNWLAGCLRGDFGISYSMNRPVADIILVRLWPTLKLAFTSLAFMILVSVPLGMLAAVKRNRVADYLIRSGTFLGISIPNFWVGMLLLYVVAVKFKLVSVVSMGNGIEKLILPAVTLAFAMSAKYTRQVRTAVLEELNQEYVIGARARGIKESIILWKHIFPNALLPLITLLGLSLGNLLGGTAVVEVIFSYQGLGNLAVSAIKAYDYPLIQAYVIWIAVIYMVINGLVDISYSYLDPRIRKRSEI, from the coding sequence TTGAGCGGGACAAAATTGAGGAATAGGCTATTTGAGACTATAATCGTTTTATTCGGGATTAGTTTTATTACATTTGGGTTAACCTACCTGGCTCCAGGGGATCCCGTTAGAACCATGTATGCTGTATCTGGGAGTATTCCAAGTGAGGAAATTTTAGAACAAACGAGAGAAAGTATGGGGTTAAACAAACCGTTTTTTATCCAGTACTGGAATTGGCTCGCTGGATGCCTTCGCGGGGATTTTGGTATTTCTTACTCTATGAACCGACCTGTTGCTGATATTATTTTAGTAAGATTATGGCCAACTTTAAAGCTGGCATTTACCTCTCTTGCCTTTATGATTCTTGTATCCGTTCCACTTGGTATGCTTGCAGCGGTTAAGAGAAACAGGGTGGCAGATTACTTGATACGAAGCGGCACTTTTTTAGGGATATCCATACCTAATTTTTGGGTAGGGATGCTCTTGTTATATGTGGTTGCTGTAAAATTTAAATTAGTATCAGTCGTTTCTATGGGAAATGGAATCGAAAAGCTGATTTTGCCGGCAGTTACACTTGCATTTGCAATGTCTGCAAAGTATACGAGGCAGGTGCGAACTGCTGTTTTGGAAGAATTGAATCAAGAGTACGTTATTGGAGCAAGAGCAAGAGGCATTAAAGAAAGCATTATTCTATGGAAGCATATCTTTCCAAATGCATTATTGCCGCTGATCACCCTGCTTGGTTTATCATTGGGAAATTTACTTGGTGGAACTGCAGTAGTTGAAGTTATTTTTTCTTATCAAGGACTTGGGAATTTAGCGGTTTCTGCGATTAAAGCCTATGACTATCCTTTAATTCAAGCCTATGTAATTTGGATTGCAGTGATATATATGGTAATCAATGGGCTGGTGGATATTTCATATTCTTATTTGGATCCAAGAATTCGAAAAAGGAGTGAAATATGA
- the nikC gene encoding nickel transporter permease, which yields MKKVVVFMRKNKQFMILVLLAAALVLIALFARKIVPYSPYESNLKEAFLSPSASHWFGTDKLGRDVLSRVIYGLRISLTASLALVSIIFLVGTIFGTISGFYGGMIDSVIMRFSDMMISFPGMVLAIAVAGIIGASIANAIIAIAAVSWTKYARLARSLVLKIRHKDYIYAAQTMGTKDIDILRYYLIPNALPTLIITAATDIGTMILELAGLSFLGFGAQAPLAEWGLMLNEGRAYMFDCPWLMVFPGMAICVVAVIFNLLGDCLRDILDPKQI from the coding sequence ATGAAAAAAGTAGTTGTATTCATGAGAAAAAACAAACAGTTTATGATTCTCGTTTTATTGGCGGCTGCACTTGTATTAATTGCTTTATTTGCTCGGAAAATAGTGCCTTACAGCCCTTATGAATCAAATTTAAAGGAAGCATTTCTTTCACCGAGTGCGTCACACTGGTTTGGAACGGATAAGCTGGGGCGAGATGTTTTATCTCGTGTTATTTATGGACTTCGAATATCGCTGACGGCTTCATTAGCCTTAGTTAGTATCATTTTTTTGGTCGGGACGATTTTTGGAACGATTTCCGGATTTTATGGCGGCATGATAGACTCTGTAATCATGAGATTTTCGGATATGATGATTTCTTTTCCGGGAATGGTCTTAGCGATTGCGGTGGCAGGTATTATAGGGGCTAGTATTGCGAATGCAATTATCGCAATTGCGGCGGTAAGCTGGACAAAATATGCAAGGCTTGCAAGAAGTTTGGTTTTGAAAATTAGACATAAGGATTATATCTATGCAGCACAGACCATGGGGACAAAAGATATTGATATTTTAAGATATTATTTAATACCTAACGCATTACCTACGCTAATAATTACAGCTGCTACGGATATAGGAACGATGATTTTAGAATTAGCAGGACTTTCTTTTTTGGGATTTGGAGCACAAGCACCATTAGCAGAGTGGGGGCTTATGCTAAATGAAGGAAGAGCTTACATGTTTGATTGTCCATGGCTTATGGTATTTCCTGGAATGGCGATTTGTGTGGTAGCCGTTATATTTAATTTATTAGGCGATTGTTTACGGGACATATTAGACCCGAAGCAAATATAA
- a CDS encoding ABC transporter substrate-binding protein — protein sequence MKLKKRIAVLVLLAVIVVSIFGGCGTSDKNSADKGKTLNFGCTNFSDSLDPSAMINAAWCVSRYSIGEGLFRFDEEMNAQPYISDKFKVNDENTDWKFHIRDGVKFSNGKDVTASAVVDSIKYMYEQEANSNGNSTPSVFMQYESIIADDDSGMVEIVTSKPYADLCAVLAHPYFSILDVNSDLDIANNPIGTGPYAIKKYDTGVSIAMEANGYYWNGEVPYRNVNIIFIDDSSTKAMALQSGDIDIVENIVTTSDLEKLRDSSDFQVSETIGMRCGFSYINQKRVLKDVNLRKAVLLALDDETMCNVTVGGMYTPGCSVLPSTLDYGYKNLKDATPYDIKAAKKLLDKAEIIDSDGDGYREINGEMIDLSYLTYDSRNLTDFTEAVASQLELIGIKVTINTTDADTEWNMLVAGEYDLLANNWMTVPVGDPYSYLDNWYSKSSANYCGYANAKYDKLYGQLETEMDIKARAGIIEELQQILIDDAAVLIHGYYHSNMCSSKKVEGAEIHTADYYWITTDMKPAK from the coding sequence ATGAAGCTAAAAAAGAGAATTGCGGTATTGGTATTGCTTGCAGTTATAGTTGTCAGCATATTTGGCGGATGTGGGACAAGCGATAAGAATTCTGCGGATAAGGGTAAGACATTGAATTTTGGGTGCACTAACTTTTCGGATTCATTAGATCCATCCGCAATGATAAATGCGGCTTGGTGCGTATCCAGATACAGCATCGGAGAAGGTCTGTTTCGTTTTGATGAGGAAATGAATGCGCAGCCCTATATAAGTGATAAGTTCAAAGTAAACGATGAGAATACAGATTGGAAATTTCATATTAGGGATGGAGTGAAGTTCTCCAACGGAAAAGATGTAACTGCTTCCGCAGTTGTGGATTCTATAAAATATATGTATGAGCAAGAAGCGAATAGTAACGGAAATTCAACGCCGTCCGTATTTATGCAATACGAATCGATTATTGCAGATGATGATTCTGGTATGGTTGAGATTGTGACGAGCAAGCCATATGCAGATTTGTGTGCGGTATTAGCCCATCCTTACTTTTCTATTTTGGATGTAAATTCCGATCTGGATATTGCAAACAATCCGATCGGAACCGGCCCATATGCAATTAAAAAGTATGATACAGGAGTATCGATTGCAATGGAAGCAAATGGATATTATTGGAACGGAGAGGTTCCATATAGAAATGTTAATATTATATTTATTGATGACAGCTCAACAAAAGCTATGGCGTTACAAAGCGGCGATATTGATATTGTAGAAAACATTGTAACAACAAGCGATTTGGAAAAATTAAGAGACTCTTCCGATTTTCAGGTTTCAGAAACCATCGGTATGCGATGCGGATTTTCTTATATCAATCAAAAGAGAGTTTTAAAGGATGTAAATCTGCGAAAAGCCGTATTGCTGGCACTGGATGATGAGACAATGTGTAATGTGACCGTAGGTGGTATGTATACACCCGGCTGCTCAGTTCTTCCTTCTACATTAGATTATGGATATAAAAATCTAAAGGATGCGACACCATATGATATAAAAGCTGCAAAGAAACTTTTGGACAAAGCAGAAATAATCGATTCGGATGGAGATGGGTATCGTGAAATAAATGGAGAAATGATCGACTTATCTTATCTAACGTATGACAGCAGAAATCTGACGGATTTTACAGAAGCAGTAGCATCACAATTGGAATTGATTGGTATTAAAGTAACGATAAATACGACAGATGCAGATACCGAATGGAATATGTTAGTGGCAGGAGAATATGATTTGCTTGCAAATAATTGGATGACGGTTCCGGTGGGAGATCCATATTCGTATTTAGATAACTGGTATAGTAAGTCAAGTGCTAATTATTGTGGATATGCAAATGCGAAGTATGATAAACTGTATGGACAGTTAGAAACCGAGATGGATATAAAAGCCCGTGCAGGCATTATTGAAGAACTACAGCAAATTTTAATTGATGATGCAGCCGTTTTAATTCATGGATATTATCACAGCAATATGTGCAGTTCAAAGAAGGTAGAAGGGGCAGAAATACATACAGCGGACTACTACTGGATTACAACAGATATGAAACCGGCTAAGTAA